TTGCACGCATGGTCAAAAGTGGGATTCGTAGTTTTGTTATCAGTCATTTGTCGCAAAAAGAGCTAATACCTCCAAAATGTAAAATAGTTTGCAACGAGAATGTGTATGTTTTTAACGATGCAGCAGCCACTTTTTTGAAAAATGAAGGCGTAGCATTGTTTTCTTACCCGCAAGAAATTGATTTTGAAACCATGTTTTCACTAACGCATAAAGATGGAATTGTACCGGTTTATTTCTATCCCGAACTTTTTTATTCGAGAATGCCTGTGCAAATTGATGGAACAGAGGCGGAATTGATTGATGATATGAAAATTAAGCTGAAACGATTCAGACGAAATGGCATTACATCAATAGTGCCACGTATTCCGGTATCTATTTCGCAATCGAAAAATAAATTAAGAAAAAATGGATTTTACCGATACCTGATAGACTTGAGCTATGAACCAGTCTCAAAACACCGCGCAAAAACCATAAAAAGCCGGGTGCTTCGTTCGGAGCAAATTCAACCTTCAAATACCTTTAATTTTAATAAGGGACTGAAGTAGTTTATTGCATTCCTTTGTTCTTATAAAAAAGCTGAAAGTATAAACGCAGAAAAAAAGCAGGTTCGATATGGAACCTGCTTTTTTATATAATTGTTTTGTTAATTATTAACCATCGTTCATCGATGTAAGGAATTCTTCGATCCCCGAAGTACGCATCAGCCTTGTTTTCATGAATTCCATTGCTTCCAACGAATTCATATCCCCCAGGTAATTACGCAATATCCACAGTTTGTCGAGAATATCTTTTGAGAACAGCAAGTCTTCGCGTCGAGTACTTGATGTAGGAATATCCACAGATGGGAAAATACGTTTGTTCGACAGTTTGCGGTCGAGTTGTAATTCCATGTTACCGGTACCCTTAAATTCTTCAAAAATCACTTCATCCATTTTTGAACCGGTCTCAGTAAGTGCCGTTGCCAGAATAGTTAAAGATCCACCTTCTTCAATGTTACGGGCCGCACCAAAGAAACGTTTTGGTTTGTGCAGAGCATTGGCATCAACACCACCCGAAAGCACCTTACCCGATGCCGGCTGCACTGTATTGTATGCGCGTGCCAGACGAGTAATTGAATCCAGCAGGATTACCACATCGTGTCCACATTCTGTGAGTCGTTTTGCTTTATCGAGTACAATGTTGGCCACTTTTACGTGTTTATCGGCGGGTTCGTCAAACGTTGACGCAATTACTTCGGCATGTACACTTCTGGCCATATCTGTTACTTCTTCCGGGCGTTCATCAATAAGTAGCACAATCATGTATACTTCCGGATGATTGGCAGCTATGGCGTTAGCTATTTCTTTAAGTAATACCGTTTTACCGGTTTTAGGTTGGGCAACAATTAAACCACGTTGCCCTTTACCAATTGGCGCAAACATATCAACAATCCGCGTTGAAATATTGTCGTGGCCATTTCCCGTTAGGTTGAATTTCTCGTCAGGGAACAATGGTGTTAAATGATCAAATGGTACGCGATCACGGATGTACTCCGGGCTGCGGCCATTAATTTCAAGTACTTTAATTAAGGGGAAATATTTTTCACCTTCTTTGGGCGGACGAACAGTTCCTTTAACGGTGTCGCCGGTTTTTAACCCAAAAAGCTTTATTTGCGATTGCGAAACATAAATATCATCTGGCGAATTCAGGTAGTTGTAATCTGAAGAGCGAAGAAATCCGTAACCATCTTGTAAAATTTCCAGCACACCGGTGTTGTTTATAATTCCCTCAAACTCAAATTGGCGGTTTTTCTGGCGATTACCTTGCTGCTGGTTTTGCTGATTTTGTTGTTGGTTTTGATTCCTGTTTTGCTGACGTGGCCTGTCATCTTTATGCCCGCCGTGTTGTCTTTGCTGGCTCTTTTGCTGCACAGGTCGTTGTTGTTGTGGTTGCTGTTGCTGTTGTTCTTTTTCTTTGGGTTGATTTGTGGCTGGTGCAACTTTTTGCTCACGGTTTGGTTTTTCGGCTTCCTGGTTCTGAACAGCTTTCTTTTCTTCAGCTTGAGGAGCCGGCTGAGGGGCTGCCTGTTGCTGTTTGTCATCTGTTTTTTCGCGGTTAAAACCTTTAATTATAGCTTTAATCTGCTCCTGACGCGACTGAACATTATCTTCTTTTTTATCGGCTTGTTTTTTCTTCGGACCCGAGCCAACTTTTTCGCGTTTTACCGTTTCAACCCGTTGACGAGGTCTTTTCGAACGGCGTGGCTCATCGTTGCCTTGATCGCTTTGTTCGGCTTGTTTTTTTCGAATACCTAAAACACCTTTTTCTTCCTTTTTGGGAGTATTCTTTTGTCCTTTTTTCTCTGCCTCTAAAACGGCCTGAGTGTCCAGTATTTTATATATAAGATCCTGTTTCTTGTAGGATTCTACACGTTTAATTTTGAGCTCTTTAGCGATCTCTTTTAATTCAGGAACAAGTTTCTTGTTCAATTCTAAAATATCGTACATATATTAATGTTATAACTTTTTCTCGATTAATAATTGTTGAAAAATTCTTGGAACAATTGCCGAGGAGAGTGATTTCTGATGAAATCGAGTGCAAGTATAAATAAATACCTGCTTGTAAACAAAAAATTGATTCTATTTTTTCTCCCTATCTGTTATTTTTAAGTAAAATTAAATGTTTTGAAATTTCTTTCAAAAATATTGTGCTAAAACATTAGCATTAAACTGAGCTGAAATTGTTGATTGTAAATACTATACGTTTAATACCCTTAAATTGTTTAGGTTTTTCTGAAAAGACTTTATTTAAACATCAGATTAGTAAATGTAAGCAAGTATTTATTTAATTCCAACAAGGCGGATTACAGATGAAATGCCTTGATGAAAGGCACCTTCGTTGAGTTGGGTTTCGGTTTCAGTAATCGACAAAGATGAAAAATTCGCAAAATCACTTTTTAACTCCTTTTTGCTGAATAGAAAGTCTATATCTCTTGGGCCACCTGTGTTTTTACTAATTTGTTCTTTTGAGAAGGCTTCTAATATAATTGAACCGCCTGGTTTCAGAAAAGAGGCTAATTTCCGGTGCACATTTTCTCTCATCTTTCCTGGCATGTGTGCAAATGTCAAACACAAACAGTCGAAATAGTCTTGCTCAAACGAAACATTTTGATAGTCGCTGATAATATAGTTGATTGAAACATTATGTTCACTTGCAAGTCGGTTTGCTTTCTTATTTCCTTTTATACTCGGATCAAAAGCGGTTACATCCCAACCCAGTTTAGCAGCAAAAACAGCATTTCGGCCTTCTCCTTCAGCAGGAAACAGCGCCTTTCCGGGGGGTAATTCTAGTATATTTTGTTTGTAATATTCGTTAGGCTCTATTCCATAGGCATACTCCGTACTGCTATAACGTTCATCCCAAAAGTTATTCATAAAAATGTTTTTTCAGAAAGAACACTTTTATTTGGGAATGGTTGACTTTTTTACTGCCAATTTTTATTTGTGGAGCAAAACTGAACCTTTAGTTCAATTAAATAATAGGGGTAATTGTTATCAATACTAATAAAGTATGGTGGTTCTTGTGGCTGAAATTGTGGAGCACCAGAATAAATGAGCGTGCCGGATTCGGTAGAGGTGTTAAGACCAAAGGCATGTACTTCAGGTGTTTCGCCGGAGAACATCCAGTCTTGTTTAAAATCAAAGTAAATATTTCCGGACCTTATAATTACATTGCCAATGTTTTCTCCATTATCAGCATAAATAGCCTGAGCTGTTAACAGAGATCTTTGTACAAGGTTTTTCTCATTAATTGGAGCACCACAGTATGCCCTATGTGCAAAGCAACCTCCACTGGCAAATGGGTGACAGCATACAAACATGGAATACGTACCCCATCTGTTTTCATTAAAAGATATTCCTGCACTCCAAACTGAAATTGATTCGTTGGTTTCATTATCGTTAAAAATGGCATGGGCAAACAGGTAAATAGCTTTGCCTTCGAGTAACATTTCAGGTATATGGTAAATATCGGCAAGCTTAATGTTAAAAATATCAATGTTTTTTCCCTCAGCTTTATAAGTAAATTTACCCGGAACCGGTATCTTTTGTTTGTTTTGTGGAACTTGTTCCGGATCGGTTCCTGCCCACAGATGAACTTCGGAGATGCTATATTTATTTAATGTTGAAAATTGGATGTTAACTGAGGTACTATTGTTCGAAACCAACAGAAAACCTACGTCCTTATTTATTGCAGAACGTAAGGGAATTGCTACCGGATCGCAAATTGATTGAAAGTTGTTTGGAGAACTTTTCAAAAGCACTCTATCGGGTGCTGTGGGAATTATCTCCTCATAGTAACACCCTCCAACTAGTGTGATAAGTACCAGAGCTAATAAAATAAATTCTTTCCCTTTTTTCATGATGCTGTGTTTTTTTGTCTTTTTTTCAACAGGGTACATCCCTGATTTGTAATTCTATTGGGGTTTAATAAGCTCATGGAAATAACCAGGACTATTTTTGTTGAATCAACAAAAAATTGTCTTTTTTAAGCGTCCCGGAAAAAAGACATTTATTTCATCAATGCTGCAATTTCCTAATTTGACCAATAAACTGATAAAAAAGATAGGGTATAAAACTATGGTTCTTTGAGTGTTGATTGTTAAGTTGTTAACAATGGTGTTTGATAACTCGGGAATAGTAGGTGAAAGCCAGAATTAGCAGACCGTTTAGAGATATGGAGAATAGTAAATATTTATAGAATTGTTGAAATATATTGTTAAAATCAATGTTGTAGCTTAACTAAAATAAGAGTATGTTGACAAAATAAGTAGTGCTATCTACAATTGTTTAAGTGCTCCATACAGCACCTCAACCGGGTGTAGGGCTGTTCTTCCCGTACCATCTTTTATATGATGACGGCACGAAGTTCCGGGAGCTGAAATGATATAATCGTTTTTTGCTTCGCGAACTGCAGGAAAAAGAACCAGTTCGCCAATTTGCATGGAAAGTTCGTAATGCTCTTTTTCGTAACCAAACGAGCCGGCCATCCCACAACAACCCGAAGGAATCTCGCGCACAAAATAGTTTTTTGGTAACGACAACATTTTTTTCGACGGTTCGGTTGATGCCACTGCTTTTTGCTGGCAATGACCGTGCAATAAAATGTGTTGTTCTTCGGTGGTAAAAGTCTCTTCCTTTATGTTTCCTTTTTCTATTTCAGCGCTTATAAATTCCTCAAAAAGAAGAGCATTCTTTGCCAATATTTTTGCTGCAG
Above is a genomic segment from uncultured Draconibacterium sp. containing:
- a CDS encoding class I SAM-dependent methyltransferase, giving the protein MNNFWDERYSSTEYAYGIEPNEYYKQNILELPPGKALFPAEGEGRNAVFAAKLGWDVTAFDPSIKGNKKANRLASEHNVSINYIISDYQNVSFEQDYFDCLCLTFAHMPGKMRENVHRKLASFLKPGGSIILEAFSKEQISKNTGGPRDIDFLFSKKELKSDFANFSSLSITETETQLNEGAFHQGISSVIRLVGIK
- the rho gene encoding transcription termination factor Rho; its protein translation is MYDILELNKKLVPELKEIAKELKIKRVESYKKQDLIYKILDTQAVLEAEKKGQKNTPKKEEKGVLGIRKKQAEQSDQGNDEPRRSKRPRQRVETVKREKVGSGPKKKQADKKEDNVQSRQEQIKAIIKGFNREKTDDKQQQAAPQPAPQAEEKKAVQNQEAEKPNREQKVAPATNQPKEKEQQQQQPQQQRPVQQKSQQRQHGGHKDDRPRQQNRNQNQQQNQQNQQQGNRQKNRQFEFEGIINNTGVLEILQDGYGFLRSSDYNYLNSPDDIYVSQSQIKLFGLKTGDTVKGTVRPPKEGEKYFPLIKVLEINGRSPEYIRDRVPFDHLTPLFPDEKFNLTGNGHDNISTRIVDMFAPIGKGQRGLIVAQPKTGKTVLLKEIANAIAANHPEVYMIVLLIDERPEEVTDMARSVHAEVIASTFDEPADKHVKVANIVLDKAKRLTECGHDVVILLDSITRLARAYNTVQPASGKVLSGGVDANALHKPKRFFGAARNIEEGGSLTILATALTETGSKMDEVIFEEFKGTGNMELQLDRKLSNKRIFPSVDIPTSSTRREDLLFSKDILDKLWILRNYLGDMNSLEAMEFMKTRLMRTSGIEEFLTSMNDG